A window from Telopea speciosissima isolate NSW1024214 ecotype Mountain lineage chromosome 8, Tspe_v1, whole genome shotgun sequence encodes these proteins:
- the LOC122672605 gene encoding uncharacterized protein LOC122672605 — MASMAEDNDVDFEEGMLWLPAHVLEEACESKIQEISQRRQEHHRLKPLHTSPGPFRPHSSSKLSPKLHQRSRYPAYRASGGPGMQAIFLDSSQKSCGTGVFLPRMGGINFQQSKKPAFSPVLLPSRVVQALNLNVHALGSQLTSQRDLNTNTNEETNKEKIQDSVLCNKNGSNKDVHGVSTTQYCVYSQACSSSPEIFLPKEWSY; from the exons ATGGCGTCCATGGCAGAAGACAACGATGTAGATTTCGAGGAAGGGATGTTATGGCTTCCTGCTCATGTACTTGAAGAAGCATGTGAATCGAAG ATTCAAGAAATCTCACAACGAAGACAAGAACACCATCGCCTGAAGCCTCTCCACACTTCCCCAGGCCCATTTCGACCG CATTCATCCTCAAAGTTGAGCCCAAAGTTGCACCAAAGATCGAGATATCCAGCATATAGAGCATCAGGAGGACCAGGGATGCAAGCCATCTTCCTAGACTCAAGCCAAAAATCATGTGGAACTGGGGTTTTTCTCCCTAGAATGGGTGGCATCAACTTCCAACAAAGCAAGAAGCCAG CCTTCTCTCCGGTTCTTCTCCCTTCTCGTGTTGTTCAAGCCCTCAACCTCAATGTGCATGCATTGGGCTCCCAACTTACATCTCAAAGAG ATCTGAACACTAACACAAATgaagaaacaaataaagaaaagattcAAGATTCAGTTCTTTGCAATAAAAATGGGAGCAACAAAGATGTTCATGGTGTATCAACTACCCAATATTGTGTCTATTCACAGGCTTGTAGTTCTTCACCTGAAATATTTCTTCCAAAAGAGTGGAGTTACTAG